TTCTATTATTAAGGGGGTTCATTCCAACTCTCTAATGCAGCAATTTGTCCATTCTGTAATATAAACAGGGCCATGTGACTTATTTGGGGAGATGGAACAGAAGAAGTCTCAAAGCTCACAGAAGATTCAGGGAGAATCTTCTTCCCCAGGAGCAACTGTGCCTCCTTACTTTATGGGTAGGCCCAGAGCAAAGAGGTTGTATAACACAAACACAAAGGCGTAAGTTGTGTATCATCTGCACTTTTCTGCAGGACTACAAGTGAATTTTTGTGTGCATATGAAAAGTGAATGACTGTGGCTAAGGAAATTTTGACCACAGGCCTTATTTCTCGTCTTTTACACAAGCACTTTACCCGTACAACACTTCAAACAAACATATAATCATACCTCAGCATCCCTTATTTGCTGGAACTGTTCTGGAGAAGGAAAGTCAGGGCTTCCTAGGTTTTTCCACTTCAGATAGGGATTGGTTTGGTTGTTATCCATGTAATACGTCACATACATCAGCCCTGAaggaacacaaacaaaacaaagtaaatTCTTTACTTGGATTTAAAGATTAACAAGAATAAATTCAGCAGGTGTGTACCTGCAGGTGTGTCTACCTTTTCAAAAGTGATTTCAGAACTTTGGAGCCTGACTTCCACTAGAAAAGTCCCATGGCTAGCACTCTTATGAGGCTCTACAATTTACATTTGCCAAGTTTACATTTCAAACTATTACTTCCAAAACAAGAATTGAAATCCTCTTTTTGCACAGGTGCTGCATGCATTTGTTGGGTAACTGCATCAGCTGTGCAATTGTGTGTTTGCATTGGCTGTCTTGGAGCCATCTCATTAAGGGAATTGCTTGGCAATATCCAGCCAAGGATCAATAGATCAATAGTTTTCAAACAAGGTAGCACTTGGCAGTTGCCATTAAAGGCAGGGTCAAAGTGTAGGCATTAGGAATTAACCTTTCAAAGAAGAACATGATTATACCTGAGAAAATCTAGGAGTGCACAAAAGATAAGAGAGCCAGTTAGCAAACTAAATTCACTCTTGCAATGAAAGGCAACTCAGTAGAAGTTTTCCAGCTGTTGTTCTGTCCTAAAGATCACGTAACGTGAGCTGCCTACATGATATTTGTTTACCTCTAAGTTTGGGGAAGTGGGTGGCATTCACTGTGACGGTGCTGATGTTGGATGAAGTCCTGTTATCCTCACTTGAATACATCAGTACAGTAGCTTGCCAGCTGTCTGAGGGCTGTGTCTCACTTGGGGTGTGCACAGATGCCAGCACACCAACTGTGCTGTTTTGAGCGCTTTCATCTCCACTGATCTTCACTTCCGCTAAAATCTGctcttctcctttaaaaaatgtaaaatgtgaCAACTGTAAGCATCACTGTTAGTCAGTCCTGGATCAGAAGCTGCAGGGTGAAAGCATGCAAATAGGTTGAGCATAGGTTGAGCTATGTTCTGCCTTATTTTGCCAGTTACAGCCTTCAGTCAGATTTATTTTACAACAGCAGAGCATGCACATACTACAGCAGTTCTTACGCTTAGCAGTTCAGCTAGTAACATGCAAACAGGTGACGGTGAATGAGGTTCTTCCTGTAATATGCTGCACGAgtcttccagctgcagggatttCTTAAAGACAGTTGCAGCCTGATGGGATGTTACCCCTTGCATCACAAGAGGGAAGTACCAGTCAACAAAATATGAGTGGTTGGCACACAGAGGGTATAAACAAAGcactaaattaaattaaacagaTAACAGATTCTCAGCAATATTTTATGAGCTATTAATCTCTCTGAGGAAatgaagtttcattttcttaataCAGCTAGTAGACAGTGAGTAGGAGAACTCCTGCTTTTATGAACGGTGAGATGGCTGGAACAATCTTTCTTAGGCTGGAAGCTTCTAGGTAGGAGGGGTCATTGATGTGTCTTTAATCAGTGGTTACTATACCTAGCAGTGCCAGCAAGCCCATAGCAGTCAGCACCGGTTTCCGCACCATCTGGACATGAGGCGGCTTTGTATTGTTCATCTGGAAACGTGCTGTCAGAGTCCGCTGTGTGAAATAATGGGGGTAGTAGCTCAAGAAGGCATTGTCATTACTCAGCAATGAGTAGTTGATGGTGTTGTTGGCTTTGGAAATGAGCAGGTTTTGGTGCTGGATGATTACCTGAAAAGTCATAAAGAAAATGGACCCTCACCTTGgagaaaaaccaacaaacacaCAGTGcttgtattttttcaaaatcttcacagcatTCTGGAAAGAACTGTCACTCTGCCTTTTagaaaagactgaagaaaaaactgTTCATCACAATTCTTAGAAAAACTATACTTTAGGTGATATATTAATCACTGTAAAATCTGAAGTATCTACATAGTTTTGACAGTAATAAGTCTCTGAAATAACTCTTACTAGTACTCTCCATAAATAATGAATACATTTCCTTGTCTACTGCACTACAGATGATGCTCCTCTGTCTTGAATACTTAATTAGCAATCAGGATTTACCATCTGAATTAAACCTAAATGGTTCTCCAAATCTGGAGTTACTTTGTACCCACTACACCAGTGTCTGTCAGCTGGTCCCGGGTTCTCTTTCTTAATTAATCATTTTTCCCACTTGGTGCTAACTTGGAATTAATTCTCCTGATGTTTCACTgattgctgtgctgctttcctgcaaaACATCACAGTTCCCAAGCTCTCTGTTTATTAGATTGTGCCTGAGTAGCAGAATCAAGCAGAACTTCAGAAGGCCGACAACTGAACAGTCTCACAACTGTGTCCCTGAAGGAGCACAGGGCTTCAACTTCTATACACCCAAGTGTTAATTTTCCACTGTATtgtctttctttcccccttcaTATCACCACATCATTATAAACACTGTTATTTTGTCTTGCAAACTCTCTGTGATGAAGTCAATGGCTTGCTGCCTTACAGAAGACTGCTTGTATATGCAGTCTCAGAGAGCTGGGAGCCTTTgtctccccaggagcagctgataaGATAAATCTTTTTTCTGGGTGACATACATGCTCCTGTGTTTGGGAATTATTCCTTTACACAGCAGCACTTGGACTCTACGTGCTGTATAAGGTAATGGCTCACAAAGCACCAGGCGCGCCGTGGAAATTACTGCTATGCAGGGGAAAAGCTGAGTTTGCCCTGGGGCCAGGGTTCAATTACTGCAGAGGCAGGAATGTTGAGCATTctcttcttctgcttttctggtcAACATCAGTAATTATTAGCAGTAATTAATAAGACCATGTGTACAGCCAGTATCCAAAACCAAAGAACAGATCTATGCTGAGAGCTCAAGGGACTTCTTAATTATGCCTGATATCTCTTGATGAGATAAACTTACAAAGGAGCTGGGAAATAATGTCTCACATACGTGAGTACTGACACCAGAGCAGTAGAATTACATGGAGATGGCATGTGTGGGAGTAATCTTATCAAATGGATCTATCTGGGGGACTGTATACATTCTTCAACTCAGTTCTCTAGCACTTCTCTGACAAGTTCTCAGTTTGGTTTTGagttggattttctttttttaaggaaagatgaagaaaattaatacaaattaaATTGAGCTACTAAAACCAGACTATTCAGACTCCCTACTTTATCAGTAGGGAGCTCTCCTTTTTTAGGATCTATTAGTCTGAGTAGCTGCTTAAAAATTAACTGTTAAGTCTGTTTTTCAACTGTATTAACACATCAGGAAACACTACTGTGCCAAAACTACCAACGAATTCTTACCTTTACAACCATAGCTGCATAGGTCACATCAGCTCGCCAGAGCTGTGGAATGGACCATCCAACCATTGGATCTGCTTCATCATTGTATATGGCAACCGAAGAAAAACTTGGAAACAGCTTCTGAATTTGTTGAACTGCTTCCACTTCTTGTTGCAAGATGTAAAGAGAATTCCCACCTCCCTACAACAATATTTCATATCTGCTTAGTGGTAGTGAGAAAACAGTGGTAAACATACAGACATAACCCAGAGTCATAAACATAAAACATATCCTGGGTCATCAAGGTGCTGTGGACCAACAATATTAGTATTTTTACCTCATCTACTACAGCATGTGCTGCTTGCATGAGCTCCTCCTAGAATATAAAATGGAACAGAAGTAGAGGAGTTGTTTTCCCTTGGgaatcaggcaaaggcaaattTGCTTTGAGTTGAAGTCTTGTAACTAAACATCACATAAGTTTTGCAGGAATAGGTAGCCATGCTTCCTGCTATAGGCTGGACACTCATCATGATCATCATCAACTTCATAAATCAGAATAAAATGTAACTTTGATTGAACTGATTGataaaatggctttaaactgaaatctTGGACTAACCTTCCTATGGAGAGAGATGTAATCCAGCCTTACACCAGTCTCCCCTGTGAAGAAGTTGGTCCCATTGTAGCAATGACAAAGAAGACTCCAGCATATGGGTGACTTGGGTAAGGGATGGAAGGAATCCCCAGGCCCTCCAAATTTTAGAAGAGGACTGGCTGCTCTTAATCCTTCTGAGCAAGCATCATAATAGTTGAGAAACCCTGAAGTCCAAGCAGATGTATATATCAAAGATGATAACTCAAAACAGAAACTGGATCTAAAACTACAAGGAGATGTTATAACCCTATTACTTGATTTATTGGCAAGACCTCACAAACTGGGTCTACCCTTTCCTATGCACGGACAACacaagaaaacatcaaaatCTCAGCTGCTTTCACAAGATTCTTCCAAAGATTTTGTATGAATAGGTTCCCAAGGCATGCAACCGTCAATGAAGAGTTTTCCTCTTATTCCACCCTTCACCCCCTTCCTGCTATTAACTGTATCTTATATCCAAGTTAATGAACTGCATCTTCTTAGTGTAACTCCTGTTTTGTTCCTCCTGTTCTACTATCCCTGATACCCCAGCAGGGAATAAAGTGTAGCCAGTAACACAACCTTAGCAAAACAGATTTGGTGTACCTGTCACATTCCTTATCACACCCGTCTACCCTACTTCTTTGTCAGTATAACTTACTTCTCTGTGTCACCCCTCTGCTCACCCCACACACCTGCCTCTCTTCACCACACTCATAAGTGCTCCCAAACATGCTCACCTTTTACTGTCATAGACACATTGTCAAAGTCGTGGTGGTCTGGTTCATTCCATGTTTCAAAATTCCACTTAGCAACATGCTCCAATCCATACCTATCTGTAGGAGAGGCCTCATTTATCAGTGAGCTGCATATCCAGACAATACTATCAATAAGTGACTTATACAGACAGTTCCATTAGTTAGGGCTGCAGGTGAGGCTCAGCACCCCGAAACACAACTACTTCATTTCCctcattatttttaacaatGAGGGAAATGTGATTTGGGAGTTTCAAAATGATCTCTCATTTTTGATGAAATGCAGGAATACTTGAAAAAGATGGAAAGTGAGAGGGAGATGACTTACAGCTTTGTGATTAGGGCACCTACCCTTAATTCAGGTTGGGTCTTCTGCCTTGTTAGAAATACTTGAAGCTGGCATGCGAGAAGTATTCAGGTTGTCATGCTTCAGTGAAAGCTGGTGGTTTACAACCACAACAATGTAACAAGGTTAAAAGTCCTTGCAGGCCAAATGTGCTACCCAGAACACTCTACTCATTCTGGATGTCAGCCATGGATCAGTAAAAAGAGGGACTATTATCCCATGGTCTCCACGGTCTGTTCTGGCAtgggttttttctggttttgtgttgaAATCCAGGGTCTTGAAATTGATCAGAATACACAGAACTTTTTCAAGTAGCTAGAAGGATTACAACAGAATACATAacaaggcttttatttttttaacttaccTATGTATCTCCTGGCCAGAACCGTAATTAAGTTTCTCCACTGTACTACATGTTCTTTATCTTCAAAATCTAAAAAGTATCCTGATGGATTCCCCATCAGTTCAAATCCTAAAAAAGACATAAGAAATTGGTCTCCTTTTTTTGTGAAGGGGTTATCACATCATCTGAAACAAACTTGTTAATGAAGAAGCATCATTAAATGGGctctctttcctgttttcacATGTTCCcaccagaaatatttcagatttgaTGTTGTTCACTTGTTACTTGTCAGTGACTATAGCAATCAAAAATAGTAATTGCTAACATAAATGCAAGGCTCAGAGGAAACTTAAAACAGTGGATGTTTGCATAAATTTACGGGAAGTTATACCTTGAGTATCTGCTTCTCTGGCCCCTTTAGGTACATGTCAATGAGTACAAAGTCTTCTCCTCTTCAAGACATCTAATTTACAAGTCCATCCATCTGAAACTACCTTCAAACGCAGTGTAAAACCATTTGTGTTGCTTTAATTGCTATAATATCATTTTGCTCACACTGTTTTTCATGGACATGATGTAAGGCCAAGTAGgtaaataatgaatttttatCAAAACCAGCTTTGGAAAAGCTCTCTAAGAATATTCTAATGATTGTACAGTATGGGCAAACAGATATACTAAGCTGTGGAGGCTGTGCCCTTACCTGGAATCAGCTTATTTTCCCACAGGAGATCCATAAGGTTATCCAAGGCAGTAAAATCGTAGTTAAGTTTGCCATTCACCACTCTgaagagcaaagaaataaaaattacaaacgCAAATATTATAGCAGAGCTAGGACTTGATTAGTAGATAATAGTCAGATGGCTTCCTTCTCAAAATTTATATGTGACTTAGGTTCTTGGAATTGTACACAAATTTCCTTCCTCTAAAGTAACAAGTGTTCACCATAAGCAAGTCATGTCTCTTGACCAATCCATGCCCCCTTCCCACTTCAGCAGCAATAGAAGCAATATAATGGATTTGCTTGctgaattctgatttttttaacagaatattAACATTTCTAACTCTTTGCTGAAGtaaaatttacatatattttctttttttggttaaGCTGTTTTTTCAATTTCCATTGGATTACCCACTACTAGGCCAGCTCTTTCCACATTGCCCCATATGCAGTCTTTCTCAATGTACTCCTAATTTGCAATATATAATATAGATTTCTTAGTAGCACTTCTTATGGATTTAggttcagctgaaaaataacttCGTGTTTTTCAAAGAATGCTGAATTTATGTACACAATGTCTGTAATTTTTACTTCATTGCAAGCATTTGCTTAGTATTTCTCCTGTACTCCCAAGAACAGGCTGCTAATCTTTTATCCAgctttaaataaatgcattcaAAGACTTAGCAGCCCTATGATGCATCCCTTTGTGTCAGGGAATCTTGCAGGAACACAGGTACCAAAATTTGGACATGCACATGCATGGGAACACAGAATTCTTTTATCCAGGGGATGAAAAATGGCATTTGCAATTTATATGTGATATACTAGAAGATTTACTTTAAATTCCTGAAAGGCTTTCTTGCCTGGTAAACAGTAGAAACAAATACAAAGTACTGTGTGGTCAGTTTCCCGTAACTTCTGAACTTAAGGCCTGATTTAACTGAAATATGAAAGGGTTGCAGAATTTTTGCCAGTATGAAGTGCCAAATAGGAATTAACAATGAACTTCTGTTGAGAATATTCTGCTCAAGTAAGGGCAGTGGCCCAAGCAACAGCCTTGGCCTGGTGGCCAAATTCTGGCCTCAGTATGACCTGACCAAAAGACTTTTTAAGCACCCTTGACGTAAGTCCAGCCGCAGTCACACAGCAGCGCTGAGCAGAGTCTTGGCAACCCCTCTCAAAGCTGATTTCTCTAGCCATGCCAGGGCACAACAACTAATTTTTCTGGTACAGTGCAGCCTGACCACTTCTCCTGAAATCTTGCCTGCTCTTTCCTAGGCACTTTGCCTTTGCTTGGATGGAAAGCTGTACAAGTGAACTACTGATCCAATTCCCTCAGTATGATGGAAGGAGGAGAGACAATTACAGTTCTTGCAACTGATCAGTGTTAGCACACCATGACAAGCACACAGGATTTTACATGAGAATGGAGCCATCAACAGAGCTCTTAAACCAATGCTGGACTCTGTGCTGAGAGTCACAACTTGCTTCTTTCTGTGCCTCCCCAGGCATTTCTGAGCCTCTTTGATGGAGGCTCTTCCTCTGTGCTTTCTTGTCAAGAAAAGGTTTCAGTGAAAAAACTGTAATAGCAGTTCCAAATTCTCAGAGAATTAAAAAAGGCTGACAGAATTTCCTAGTGCATAAATAAGGGAACTGTGGAATCTGGAGAAGACAAATCTCTGACCAGGGTCTAGAAGAGAACGACAAGGCAGGCAAAGTGTAACACAGGCCATAGCCACTGTGCCAGCTCCACGTTATGTAACGAAGAACACAGTCTTAGCCCCAGCCTGGTCACACTCTTTTACCAAAGATCTGAagcaggctttttatttttaaagtatatcCTACTACCATGACAGAAATTGTCGTGTATGCAGACACCGATAGGCTTAAAGAGTTCCTGCCCAAGTCAAATGGTGCAGCTGTAAAAGAAGCAAATAgcagaaagaaatttatttgctttagtatactttgaagtattttaaaagtcacTGTTGAACTAAAGAACAGCCATTTGGAACCAGGTTTTTTTTGCTTAGacaaaggttttttaaaaagaagtccTATTCCAAAGTTCAAACACaagtttcaggtttttttgcaaaaaCTAGTTCTGCTCCCTCAGATCCATTAACTATTTCCAGTTGCACCCTGTGTTCTATTGAAATATTTGCTTACATGCACACTTACAGTCAGTGTGTGTAAGAATGATTAACTACACTGTCTTGTAAAAAGTTAATAATGCCATTTAGATAAAAGCAAAGGAACTAGGGTCTTCCTGACTTCAATCTAAGGTCTACACAGTATTATGTGAAAATACATGCATAAATAAAACCTTCTATTTGATGCCTGTACACTTAGGGTCCCAgcacatttatatttttcctaCTGCATCAATTAAGTAACATACTTAAAACAGAGTGCCATTGCCAACCATGACTGAGTGATGGTACATGAGATCTTGTTGTGTTATGTGTGTAGGTGTAGAGGTACTTCTTATGTTCTTTGGCTGATCTTTATAAGaatctcttcttccttccaagTGGACCAAACAATACGCTCCCATTAATAAAATGATTACTTGACTGACAGGATTGACACTTCCTCAGATTTTGATCTTATCCTAACCCCATACTACATTTCTGGTGTGAGATTGATGCATTTTTTTACAGCATATACAGTACTGCTAGAGCTTGCGTTGCATGGCTGCCTGCCATGTAGTGACTGGAAGCCATGCTGACTGTTGCACTTGAGGCACAGAAACTGGTACTATTAACAAACATTCTGCATGGAGAAGATTGGTTCAACTGCCAGGCCCCTGCTAGGAGTGCTCTAAGACAATTTTAGGACACTGAAAGCCAGATCGAAACTGTTAACAGGCATGTGACAAGGTAAATCCACAGCCCAGGATAAATCCACATGACATTGCCAAAGTTGTTCAAAACATCAACATCGTTCTACATCTAACCTGTTGGTGCAACATCTTGTACCTATGATTGGGCTCTTGGTTGCAAGCTCACAGAATTTTACAGTCATTTTTTTGCCTGCTCCTCTTCCAATCTTTCTGTCATGGCTTCTAGACACCACCGCCTTCTTTTATAAACACCCAGAAAATTATGTACTCATCATTTCATTTGAGTACTTGCAAGACTGAGATCGTTCATTGGTTGCTGTTGGGTATTTTAGATGCAATCGCTGTCCTGTCTGTGCCCAGCTTTCAACTGCTCCTCAGCTGGGATTTCTCTGGGAGACTTGCCAGATAGACGTTCTTCATCTTCAGTCATTATCAACAACTACACTAAAGCACATTTGCTGGCATCCTGGCACCAAGGCCCACGGAAGCACCAGGCTTGAGGCTGCTATACTCCAGAAGCTGTTGCCTGCTGGTGAGGCATCTTTCCAGTCTGTGTCATGGTCTCAGTTCCAGACCCATGTGCTGCCACTTGGGAGCAATGATCATGCTGTGAATATGAAGAGCAGTGATGAGTACAGAGGGGTGTCTGCTGATTGTCACAAAATCTGTTTGCTCCCTTCCTTGAAAAGGCTTGCTTTGTGGGTAATCCTTTGCTCAATCGAAGGTTACCGGCCCATCTTAATGGCTTTCCATTGCCTCCTATAACTGAAGTAAAGTATGCAGGGAAATTCTTTTCAGGTGCATAGGTAGCACTAGACAGCTTGCCAAAGTGTTGTAAGATACTCATGTTGTGCTTCTTATCCATGCCACTTTCAGCCTACTCCCATTCAGAAACTTAATCTATTGGGAGGGCAGAGGTAAGATAGCTTTAGCTGTCAACACCTTGCATCACAGCCAGATCCGCTCCAGTTAGCACAACTGCAGATACTACTACTTAGCCTACAGCTATTGCTTCCCTCCCATGCCCATCTGTTGCTTCTCTTCTGCCCTGGGTTGATCCTGTCCAGGAATATAGTTGCATATCCTGGCTAACAAGTGCACACACAGACATTGGACCAAATATCTTATCTACCaagaagagagaacaaaaaCCACAGGCAGAGAGTGTTTCCTTTCCAGGTGATCTTCAGTCAAGTACTGAATATCCGATAACACGTCAAGCTAACTTTATCAGACTTTATTGTAATGTACTGAACTAAATCTCCTGGGATAGGAAGTCTTGTGCCTGACCCCTGTTATAGCCCATTTAGGAACTCAAATGTATCATGTAGGGTAACCATCAACAGAGACCCTCTGTTGAAGAGAGCCTAGAATTAAGATGATTGGGAAACACCAATATACTGGAATAGTACTCATCCTCATCCTGACATTC
This genomic stretch from Corvus hawaiiensis isolate bCorHaw1 chromosome Z, bCorHaw1.pri.cur, whole genome shotgun sequence harbors:
- the IDUA gene encoding alpha-L-iduronidase; amino-acid sequence: MGLLLWLLLVPLGAGSAAYEVYVDARRAERPLQHFWRSTGFCPPLPHSRADLFDLSKDQELNLAYISSVPHGGIEQVRIHWLLELVALRVVNGKLNYDFTALDNLMDLLWENKLIPGFELMGNPSGYFLDFEDKEHVVQWRNLITVLARRYIDRYGLEHVAKWNFETWNEPDHHDFDNVSMTVKGFLNYYDACSEGLRAASPLLKFGGPGDSFHPLPKSPICWSLLCHCYNGTNFFTGETGVRLDYISLHRKGGGNSLYILQQEVEAVQQIQKLFPSFSSVAIYNDEADPMVGWSIPQLWRADVTYAAMVVKVIIQHQNLLISKANNTINYSLLSNDNAFLSYYPHYFTQRTLTARFQMNNTKPPHVQMVRKPVLTAMGLLALLGEEQILAEVKISGDESAQNSTVGVLASVHTPSETQPSDSWQATVLMYSSEDNRTSSNISTVTVNATHFPKLRGLMYVTYYMDNNQTNPYLKWKNLGSPDFPSPEQFQQIRDAEDPLATGPFPFPEDGILTLKQDLPIPSVFLIHICARPRSAPDQVTGVRLIALTKGQVVVLWDDDCVKSKCIKTFEVEFSPDGKTYQRINAKDTIFTLWVYSPGSSVSGFYRVRAIDYWGKAGLSSLPVGYVEAFK